A stretch of the Poseidonibacter parvus genome encodes the following:
- a CDS encoding response regulator transcription factor, with amino-acid sequence MIKQAKILLLEDDEILAQTMLQILKDENYDVTLVNDGEEVLEYTYENKYDLYLFDINVPLLSGLDTLKLLRQADDLTPTFFITAKRDITTTLEGFDCGCDDYIKKPFDLDELLARVKAILKRKNPIIKYSDITFDLLENRVFKNNEEVALGLVEKEIFSLLIRNINMTVNKSTFFDYMNRPSDSALRVLISKLKKVLDINISNTKGIGYKLEEL; translated from the coding sequence ATGATTAAGCAAGCTAAAATCTTACTCTTAGAAGATGATGAAATACTAGCTCAAACAATGCTTCAAATTCTAAAAGATGAAAACTATGATGTAACACTTGTTAATGATGGAGAAGAAGTCCTTGAGTACACTTATGAAAATAAATATGATTTATATTTATTTGATATTAATGTTCCTTTATTATCAGGACTTGATACTTTAAAACTTTTAAGACAAGCTGATGATTTAACACCAACTTTTTTTATTACTGCAAAAAGAGATATAACAACTACACTAGAAGGTTTTGATTGTGGTTGTGATGATTATATAAAAAAACCATTTGATTTAGATGAATTACTTGCACGTGTTAAAGCTATTTTAAAAAGGAAAAACCCAATTATTAAATATTCTGATATAACTTTTGATTTACTTGAAAACAGAGTATTTAAGAATAATGAAGAAGTAGCCTTAGGCTTAGTAGAAAAAGAAATATTTTCACTCTTAATTAGAAATATAAATATGACTGTAAATAAATCAACATTTTTTGATTACATGAATAGACCAAGTGATAGTGCGCTTCGTGTTTTAATAAGTAAATTGAAAAAAGTACTAGATATTAATATCTCAAATACAAAAGGTATAGGATATAAACTTGAAGAATTATGA
- a CDS encoding sensor histidine kinase gives MKNYEKKSFFTTLYLFFIPLLLLSSVVLYMYHQDKVNDIEQNILYQMKDYTFDFKGEKFTLDIIENDKKKQLFKIYHCKEGLCAYFQTASTGPYLLKVIYDKNKYKKVYNEFLTDIFKFSFIILFLLFLLSIAFAIYSLKPMKEALYLLENFLKDIIHDLNTPATSILLNSKLLRKRGDFDEIERIELSAKSIASLYKNLEYMTPNSINKDENISIEEIINEKVEVLQKIYPKIKFIKDLNPLIVQSNKNGIDRIIDNLMTNACKYNKKNGQVSIKIRENQVIIEDTGIGIKDTKKVFQRYYKETDAGLGIGMSIVKQLCEVLNINIYIKSEIKKGTQVILVFP, from the coding sequence TTGAAGAATTATGAAAAAAAATCATTTTTTACAACCTTATATCTATTTTTTATTCCTTTATTATTACTTTCTTCTGTAGTTTTATATATGTATCACCAAGATAAAGTAAATGATATTGAGCAAAATATACTTTATCAAATGAAAGATTATACCTTTGATTTTAAGGGAGAAAAATTTACATTAGATATTATTGAAAATGATAAAAAAAAACAGTTATTTAAGATATATCATTGCAAAGAAGGTTTATGTGCATATTTCCAAACAGCATCAACTGGACCTTATTTATTAAAAGTTATATATGATAAAAATAAATATAAAAAAGTTTATAATGAATTCTTAACAGATATATTTAAATTTAGTTTTATTATATTGTTTTTACTTTTCTTACTCTCAATTGCATTTGCAATATATTCATTAAAACCTATGAAAGAAGCACTTTATCTCTTAGAAAACTTTTTAAAAGATATTATTCATGATTTAAATACTCCTGCAACCTCAATTTTATTAAATTCTAAACTATTAAGAAAACGTGGAGATTTTGATGAAATAGAAAGAATAGAATTAAGTGCTAAAAGTATTGCATCATTATATAAAAACTTAGAATATATGACACCTAATAGTATTAATAAAGATGAAAATATTTCCATAGAAGAAATAATCAATGAAAAAGTAGAAGTTCTACAAAAAATATATCCTAAGATAAAATTTATTAAAGACTTAAATCCATTAATAGTTCAAAGTAATAAAAATGGTATAGATAGAATTATAGACAATCTAATGACTAATGCATGTAAATATAATAAGAAAAATGGTCAAGTATCGATTAAAATACGTGAAAATCAAGTAATAATTGAAGATACAGGAATTGGAATAAAAGATACAAAAAAAGTATTTCAACGATACTATAAAGAAACTGATGCCGGACTAGGAATTGGAATGAGTATTGTAAAACAACTATGTGAGGTTTTAAATATAAATATTTATATAAAAAGTGAAATAAAAAAAGGAACACAAGTTATACTTGTATTCCCATAA
- a CDS encoding restriction endonuclease: MKVTKLIAAIAIAASTSLFANGISNVSALVEEINKTSDAKEKQVLMKKLEIELSVIDKKDLSQAKEIIDTKLKK, from the coding sequence ATGAAAGTAACAAAATTAATAGCAGCTATAGCAATCGCTGCAAGTACAAGTCTATTCGCAAATGGAATTAGTAATGTTTCAGCTTTAGTTGAAGAAATCAACAAAACAAGTGATGCAAAAGAGAAACAAGTTTTAATGAAAAAGTTAGAAATTGAACTTTCTGTTATTGATAAAAAAGATCTTAGTCAAGCAAAAGAAATTATTGATACAAAATTAAAAAAATAA
- the aat gene encoding leucyl/phenylalanyl-tRNA--protein transferase — protein sequence MNIYPLDKNSYIFPDPNYANDKGIVAYGGDLNPNRIMTAYLNGIFPWYNESDPILWWSPNPRCILQLDELKISKSLKKTINKNIFEIKFDTNFRNIMIECKKIREGIDKKGTWISNEIIDAYTKLHEIGFAHSFEAYYEGELVGGGYGVNIGNIFCGESMFAKKTDASKVAFFHLVQRLKENDFKMIDCQIPSNHLQSLGAKTIARKEFLNLVKESSHNCKTF from the coding sequence TTGAATATCTATCCTTTGGATAAAAACTCATATATCTTTCCAGACCCAAATTATGCAAATGATAAAGGTATCGTAGCTTATGGTGGTGATTTAAACCCTAATAGGATTATGACTGCTTACTTAAATGGTATTTTCCCTTGGTATAATGAATCTGACCCAATTCTTTGGTGGAGCCCAAATCCTAGATGTATTCTGCAATTAGATGAACTTAAAATATCTAAAAGTTTAAAAAAGACTATTAATAAAAATATTTTTGAAATTAAATTCGATACAAACTTTAGAAATATAATGATTGAATGTAAAAAAATACGCGAAGGAATAGATAAAAAAGGTACATGGATTTCAAATGAAATTATTGATGCCTATACTAAACTTCATGAAATAGGATTTGCACACTCTTTTGAAGCTTATTATGAAGGTGAATTAGTTGGTGGAGGATATGGTGTAAATATTGGTAATATCTTCTGTGGTGAATCTATGTTTGCTAAAAAAACAGATGCTTCTAAAGTTGCTTTTTTTCATTTAGTTCAAAGACTTAAAGAAAATGACTTTAAAATGATTGATTGTCAGATACCTAGTAATCATTTACAATCTTTAGGTGCAAAAACAATTGCTAGAAAAGAGTTTTTAAATCTTGTAAAAGAATCTTCTCATAATTGTAAAACTTTTTAA
- a CDS encoding c-type cytochrome — protein sequence MKKILISSAVAVLLLTGCGEDKKVTTEVAKATESATSTVSEAAKEVKETVTKAATELKTTVTDATTKVVDNTTAVVKETTQNVVDTAKEAMANGSTDTKEMAATAVATVSEKAVVAKDAAKEVVAETMTKASDTATTAVSQTVEKAKAVASDATNAVSEKVSSAVSTTVAAATATKEATAEKVEAVKTEAVAKVADAKPSINAKALFGACAACHGQNGEKAALGKSQIIKGWDKAKTIAALNGYKDGSYGGVMKGVMKGQVATKSDAEIDALAGFISNL from the coding sequence ATGAAAAAAATTTTAATTAGTTCTGCTGTAGCAGTATTATTATTAACAGGGTGTGGTGAAGATAAAAAGGTTACTACAGAAGTAGCAAAAGCAACTGAATCTGCAACTAGTACTGTTAGTGAAGCAGCAAAAGAAGTTAAAGAAACTGTTACTAAAGCAGCAACTGAATTAAAAACTACAGTTACAGATGCAACAACTAAAGTTGTTGATAATACTACTGCTGTAGTTAAAGAAACAACACAAAATGTTGTAGATACTGCTAAAGAAGCAATGGCTAATGGTTCAACTGATACTAAAGAAATGGCAGCAACTGCAGTTGCAACTGTAAGTGAAAAAGCAGTTGTTGCTAAAGATGCAGCAAAAGAAGTTGTTGCTGAAACAATGACAAAAGCTAGTGATACAGCAACAACTGCAGTATCTCAAACAGTTGAAAAAGCTAAAGCTGTAGCATCAGATGCTACAAATGCAGTTAGCGAAAAAGTTTCAAGTGCCGTTTCAACTACAGTTGCAGCTGCAACTGCAACAAAAGAAGCAACAGCTGAAAAAGTTGAAGCTGTTAAAACTGAAGCAGTTGCAAAAGTTGCAGATGCAAAACCTTCTATTAATGCTAAAGCATTATTTGGTGCGTGTGCTGCTTGTCATGGTCAAAATGGTGAAAAAGCTGCATTAGGTAAATCTCAAATTATTAAAGGTTGGGATAAAGCTAAAACAATTGCTGCATTAAATGGTTATAAAGATGGTTCTTACGGTGGAGTTATGAAAGGCGTAATGAAAGGTCAAGTAGCTACTAAAAGTGATGCTGAAATTGATGCTTTAGCTGGATTTATTTCTAACTTATAA
- the clpA gene encoding ATP-dependent Clp protease ATP-binding subunit ClpA translates to MISKELRSIFSQAVSYAKTSNHEYLTIEHIFLMLLHDESIENLFIDLGVDNNKLFEDTKKYIEENTPKLPEGIDDEPIETISLTSTIEYMVAHTQTSGRGNANVEDMFVAILKDEKSYALYLLKSLGIERIDILEEISHKEVDETSQQEEGEEKSNKVLDKNSSELVSVAKKGEIDPVIGREKEISRVIEILSRRKKNNPILVGEPGVGKTAIAEGLALEIAQENVPEFLHDAKVFSLDMGSMIAGTKYRGDFEKKLKSLLQEVVKVPNAILFIDEIHTIVGAGSVGGSAMDASNILKPMLSNGKLRCIGATTFAEYRNDFSKDKALSRRFAKVDVEEPSIEDSILILEGLKSKYEEFHGIKYSKTAIRSAVELSKKYITDRFLPDCAIDVIDEVGASKKISLVSTLKTKSKKNVTISQVDVENTIAKMAHIPAKSATKSDLTLLKSLEKNMQKRVYGQDKAITTIVQSIKRNKAGLGLDKKPIGSFLFTGPTGVGKTEVAKELSLQLGIHFERFDMSEYMEAHTISRLIGAPAGYVGFEQGGLLTEAIRKHPHTVLLLDEIEKAHPDLMSVLLQVMDNAELTDNAGNKADFQNVILVMTSNLGATEANVMGFAKNDNLNENKAISKFFAPEFRNRLDSVVSFDSLSIDVVSKVVAKFITDLEEQLSDKHIKINITSKAKKELASIGYDKAMGARPLNRVISDKIKDVLTDEILFGKLKKGGIVNIDYKDEFVFEYLV, encoded by the coding sequence ATGATAAGTAAAGAATTAAGAAGTATTTTTTCACAAGCAGTTAGTTATGCAAAAACTAGTAATCATGAATATTTAACTATTGAACATATTTTTTTAATGTTATTACATGATGAATCAATTGAGAATTTGTTTATAGATTTAGGTGTTGATAATAATAAATTATTTGAAGATACAAAAAAATATATAGAAGAAAATACACCTAAGTTACCAGAAGGAATTGATGATGAACCAATTGAAACAATTTCTTTAACTTCCACAATTGAATATATGGTTGCACATACACAAACAAGTGGTAGAGGAAATGCAAATGTAGAAGATATGTTTGTTGCAATTTTAAAAGATGAAAAGTCTTATGCTTTATATTTATTAAAATCTTTAGGAATTGAAAGAATTGATATTTTAGAAGAGATATCTCATAAAGAAGTTGATGAAACATCACAGCAAGAAGAGGGTGAAGAAAAATCTAATAAAGTTTTAGATAAAAATTCTTCTGAACTTGTAAGTGTTGCAAAAAAAGGTGAAATTGATCCTGTAATTGGAAGAGAAAAAGAAATTTCAAGAGTAATTGAGATTTTAAGTAGAAGAAAAAAGAATAATCCAATTTTAGTAGGAGAACCAGGAGTTGGTAAAACTGCAATTGCTGAAGGATTAGCCTTAGAAATTGCTCAAGAAAATGTTCCTGAATTTTTACATGATGCAAAAGTTTTTTCACTTGACATGGGTTCTATGATTGCAGGAACAAAATATAGAGGTGATTTTGAGAAAAAATTAAAATCACTTTTACAAGAAGTAGTAAAAGTTCCAAATGCCATTTTATTTATTGATGAAATTCATACAATTGTAGGAGCAGGAAGTGTTGGTGGTTCAGCAATGGATGCTTCAAATATTTTAAAACCAATGCTTTCAAATGGAAAACTAAGATGTATAGGTGCAACTACATTTGCAGAGTATAGAAATGATTTTTCAAAAGATAAAGCACTTTCTAGAAGATTTGCAAAAGTTGATGTGGAAGAACCTTCAATTGAAGATTCAATATTAATTTTAGAAGGTTTAAAATCAAAATATGAAGAGTTCCATGGAATTAAATATTCAAAAACTGCAATTAGAAGCGCAGTTGAGTTAAGTAAAAAATATATTACTGATAGATTCCTACCTGATTGTGCAATTGATGTTATTGATGAGGTTGGAGCTTCGAAGAAGATTTCTTTAGTATCTACACTTAAAACAAAATCAAAGAAGAATGTAACTATTTCTCAAGTTGATGTTGAAAATACAATTGCAAAAATGGCACATATTCCTGCTAAATCTGCTACAAAATCTGATTTGACTTTATTAAAGTCTTTAGAAAAGAATATGCAAAAAAGAGTTTATGGTCAAGATAAAGCAATTACAACAATTGTTCAATCAATTAAAAGAAATAAAGCAGGATTAGGTCTTGATAAAAAACCAATTGGCTCTTTTCTTTTTACAGGACCTACAGGTGTTGGTAAAACTGAAGTTGCAAAAGAATTATCATTACAATTAGGTATTCACTTTGAAAGATTTGATATGAGTGAATACATGGAAGCTCATACAATTTCAAGACTAATTGGAGCTCCTGCTGGTTATGTTGGTTTTGAGCAAGGTGGATTATTAACAGAAGCTATTAGAAAGCATCCTCATACAGTATTACTTCTTGATGAAATTGAAAAAGCACATCCTGATTTAATGTCAGTTTTATTACAAGTTATGGATAATGCCGAACTTACAGATAATGCAGGAAATAAAGCTGATTTCCAAAATGTAATACTAGTAATGACTTCAAATTTAGGAGCAACAGAAGCAAATGTTATGGGATTTGCTAAAAATGATAACTTAAATGAAAACAAAGCTATTAGTAAATTCTTTGCACCTGAGTTTAGAAATAGACTTGATAGTGTTGTTTCATTTGATAGTTTATCAATCGATGTTGTAAGTAAAGTTGTTGCTAAATTTATTACTGATTTAGAAGAACAATTAAGCGATAAGCATATCAAAATTAATATTACTAGCAAAGCTAAAAAAGAACTTGCAAGTATTGGTTATGACAAAGCTATGGGTGCAAGACCACTTAATAGAGTTATTTCTGATAAAATCAAAGATGTGTTAACAGATGAGATTTTATTTGGAAAACTTAAAAAAGGTGGAATTGTAAATATTGATTACAAAGATGAATTTGTATTTGAATATCTTGTGTAA
- a CDS encoding ATP-dependent Clp protease adaptor ClpS → MSNEIEIELEDDLDLQEPKKYKVFLLNDDYSTMDFVIDVLVKVFRKSLDESSNIMLNIHNNGREVCGVYTHEIAATKVGQVKTMAREKGFPLKAVMEEE, encoded by the coding sequence GTGAGTAACGAGATTGAAATAGAATTAGAAGATGATTTAGATTTACAAGAACCAAAAAAATATAAAGTTTTTTTATTAAATGACGATTATTCAACAATGGATTTTGTTATTGATGTATTAGTAAAAGTATTTAGAAAAAGTTTAGATGAATCATCAAATATTATGTTAAACATACATAATAATGGACGTGAAGTATGTGGAGTTTATACACATGAAATAGCTGCTACTAAAGTAGGGCAAGTTAAAACAATGGCAAGAGAAAAAGGTTTTCCTTTAAAAGCTGTCATGGAAGAAGAATAA
- the bioD gene encoding dethiobiotin synthase, giving the protein MNKDINYYKNKSIFITATNTDVGKTYASEKFLRYFSRKGLKVGYFKPCETGVITQPIDGSKMLNLTKELNKDFKANINDVVPYQFKLPAAPYVAKEDTRISLEVLKQKQAYLQSMCDVLIIEGAGGLMVPLEANLFIIDLIKEFESQTILITPSKLGCINDTLLSIEALKNRNIDFEFFINLYQDKDSFKKVSEPFLKDHFKTLQFLDDL; this is encoded by the coding sequence ATGAATAAAGACATTAACTACTATAAAAATAAATCCATTTTCATTACTGCTACAAATACAGATGTAGGAAAAACTTATGCAAGTGAAAAGTTTTTAAGATACTTTTCAAGAAAAGGCTTAAAAGTAGGTTACTTCAAACCTTGTGAAACAGGTGTTATCACACAACCAATAGATGGTTCAAAGATGTTAAATCTAACAAAAGAGCTAAACAAAGATTTTAAAGCCAATATAAACGATGTAGTACCTTATCAATTTAAACTCCCAGCAGCACCTTATGTTGCAAAAGAAGATACAAGAATATCTTTAGAAGTATTAAAACAAAAGCAAGCTTATTTACAATCAATGTGTGATGTACTTATTATTGAAGGTGCGGGAGGATTAATGGTTCCACTTGAAGCTAATTTATTTATTATTGATTTAATAAAAGAGTTTGAGAGTCAAACGATTTTAATTACACCTTCTAAACTTGGATGTATAAATGATACCCTACTTTCAATTGAAGCACTTAAAAATAGAAATATTGATTTTGAATTTTTTATTAATTTATATCAAGATAAAGATAGCTTCAAAAAAGTTTCCGAACCATTTTTAAAAGACCATTTTAAAACACTTCAATTTTTAGATGATTTATAG
- a CDS encoding HpcH/HpaI aldolase/citrate lyase family protein — MTSAIDLSKLTANDDLTPVLGGYWPGIQIYYPPIKFNPLDGTYESMEQAKLRLQKHAYKTKAHTVLFDLEDGCRQKAMSRELLIQELPKFPERNFQIAVRINPFRTDEYEEDLKMLKQIHQYIDVIVLAKAGEVYGSAEIRDLSSWLVSIGSNLTIQPIIEHPKSLQIADRLMDHSTVKHVVFGIHDFSKAMAYKITPEGWINELETFFNMLTMEARVKGAGVIGGVEVMLTPHSLPDHCVEKKDIRRWLDLHGDDASRHVYAHAQRENAMGLTGKQVITPNHINVCKVAFTPSPKELEHDITVLKLAIETDALLSGAIRYKGEMLDPPMFGKALQNILRAYALRSLNKEDEIFALSVLNRMPIHTFKENWPYGQI; from the coding sequence ATGACTTCTGCAATAGATTTATCAAAATTAACAGCAAACGATGATTTGACACCAGTTTTAGGTGGATACTGGCCTGGTATTCAGATTTATTACCCACCAATTAAATTCAACCCACTTGATGGTACATATGAAAGTATGGAGCAAGCTAAATTAAGATTACAAAAACATGCTTATAAAACAAAAGCACATACTGTATTATTCGATTTAGAAGATGGTTGTAGACAAAAAGCTATGTCAAGAGAATTATTAATTCAAGAACTTCCAAAGTTCCCTGAAAGAAATTTCCAAATAGCTGTTAGAATTAACCCATTTAGAACAGATGAGTATGAAGAAGATTTAAAAATGTTAAAACAAATTCATCAATATATTGATGTAATTGTATTAGCAAAAGCTGGAGAAGTTTATGGATCTGCTGAAATTAGAGATTTATCTTCTTGGTTAGTATCTATTGGAAGTAATTTAACAATTCAACCAATTATTGAGCATCCAAAGTCACTTCAAATTGCTGATAGATTAATGGATCACTCAACAGTTAAACATGTTGTTTTTGGTATTCACGATTTCTCTAAAGCAATGGCTTATAAAATCACACCAGAAGGTTGGATTAATGAGTTAGAAACATTCTTTAATATGCTTACAATGGAAGCTAGAGTTAAAGGTGCTGGAGTTATTGGTGGAGTTGAAGTTATGCTTACACCACACTCACTACCTGATCACTGTGTTGAGAAAAAAGATATTAGAAGATGGTTAGATTTACATGGTGATGATGCATCTAGACATGTTTATGCACATGCACAAAGAGAAAATGCAATGGGATTAACTGGTAAACAAGTTATTACACCAAATCATATTAATGTTTGTAAAGTTGCATTTACACCAAGCCCAAAAGAGCTTGAGCATGATATTACTGTATTAAAACTAGCAATTGAGACTGATGCTTTATTAAGTGGAGCAATAAGATATAAAGGTGAAATGTTAGATCCACCAATGTTTGGTAAGGCTTTACAAAATATTTTAAGAGCATACGCACTTAGAAGTTTAAATAAAGAAGATGAGATATTTGCATTATCGGTATTAAATAGAATGCCTATACATACATTTAAAGAAAACTGGCCTTACGGTCAAATTTAA